The nucleotide window TCCTCCGGCACGTTGGAGCTGACGATAACCAGGCGGCCGGCCACGGTAGCAGCCACATGCTCCAGATACCACTCCACACCGGTCCGGTCCAGGTTGGTGGTGGGCTCGTCGAGCAGGAGCAGGGGCGAGTCGGCGTAGAGGGCCAGGGCCAGCTTGAGGCGCTGCTTCATGCCGCTGGAAAAATCCCGGACCATCTTATGGCGCGACTTTTCCAGGTACATCAACTCAATCAAACCGGCGGGCGTCAGGCCGGGGCGCAGGGGTTTGAAGCGGGTGTGAAAGTGCAGCAGCTCAGTCAGGGTCAGCTCCTCAATGAGCTCCAGGTAGGGCGCGCAGTAGGCCAAGCGGCGCGGCACGTCTTCTACGGGCAAGGGCTGGCCCTGGAAGGAATAAACCAAGGTGCCTTCGGTAGGCAGAATTTGGCCGGAAAGCGTATTTAGCAGGGTGCTTTTACCCGAGCCGTTGGGCCCCAGCACCGCCGTGGCCGTCCCGGACCGAAACACGTGACTCAGGCCCCGGAAAATCCACTCCCGCGAGAAGCGCTTGCCGAGCCCGGTTGCTTCAATCTGCACCGTTACCGTTGCGGGAATAGCCCTTAATCACGCCCCGGCCCGAGTTGCGCACGAAGTTTACCACCTCGTCGCGCTCGGGCGAGGGAAGCAGCTCCAGCTCAATCTTGTCCAGGGCGTCGTTGTTGTTGAGGCCGCTGAGGAAGAGCAACCGGTAGAGCTGCTGAATCTCGCTGATTTTCTGGTCTGAAAAGCCCCGGCGGCGCAGGCCAATCGAGTTGATGCCGCTGTAGGTGAGGGGCTCCCGGCCGGCCTTCACAAACGGGGGCACGTCT belongs to Hymenobacter cellulosilyticus and includes:
- a CDS encoding ABC transporter ATP-binding protein — its product is MQIEATGLGKRFSREWIFRGLSHVFRSGTATAVLGPNGSGKSTLLNTLSGQILPTEGTLVYSFQGQPLPVEDVPRRLAYCAPYLELIEELTLTELLHFHTRFKPLRPGLTPAGLIELMYLEKSRHKMVRDFSSGMKQRLKLALALYADSPLLLLDEPTTNLDRTGVEWYLEHVAATVAGRLVIVSSNVPEEYSFCQQQLNVTDFGAKAAR